The DNA region TTAGGTAGATAAAGCGGGTCGGAATATCGGAAGGGTTCAGTATATCACGATATGATTTTTTAAGTGCAGAACAGGCCAGAACCGCTCCTCCGGTCTGTTCCCACTGCATCATATTTCTTCGGATCTTTTGCAGCCAGGGAAGACGATCTTCATCATTAAGCGGCTGACCGCTTTCCATTTTTTCAACATTTTCAATGGGATGGAAATCATCGGCATCATAAAAGGCAAAATCCAGCTCTTCGGCCAGTTTCTGACCTATCAGGGTTTTGCCCGAACTGCTGACACCCATCACAATGTAGATCATGTTCGTATACCTGCTGTTAATGTTTAATGGAAATACTACAAAGAGTCGTGAAATTCCAAATGGAGATTGATTCAGAGAGTAGTGAACTTTATACATTCCAAGCGCGGACGCTTGAAATAGCTTCAGCCAGCAATTAATTACTCAGCCGTCGCTCTGCGGCGCCGCAGGCTATACCCGCTCTGCGGTGGGCGGGGTACCTTAAGTGATAATAGAATGAGCAGACGCAGAGCGATTGACGAGAGGGAAAAGGTGTCATCCCGAGCTTGTCGAGGGATCTCATCCGCTGCGAAGAAATCATAACATATCTGAATGGATGGGATCCCTTCCGCCAGCTGGCGGATCGGGATGAAAAAAATCAGGCTGTGACAAGCGTCCACGCTTGTCACTTACAATATACAGATGGGCATAAAAAGTATAGACCAGAAAATTCAGGATATCTTGTTCTTCACAAATACTTCTACAAACTCCTTGATCTCATCACGGACCCGCCTGAAATCGGTAAGGATTTCCTCATCCGTGCCTGTCGCTTGTGCCGGATCCTTAAAATTTTGGTGAATACGAAGCGCATCGGATGGGAAATAGGGGCAATGCTCTTTGGCATGATCACAAACGGTAATCACATAATCGAAGTCAATCTTCCGGTATTCATCAATATGGTTGGAGGTATGATGCGAGATATCCGTGCCGGCTTCCTTCATGACTTGTATTGCTTTGGGATTAACCCCGTGCGTTTCAATGCCTGCGCTGTAAACATTTAATCGGTTGCCTATATCCAAATGCTCCATCCAGCCGTGGGCCATCTGACTCCGGCACGAGTTACCGGTGCAGAGGATTAGAATGTTGGTCATGAAGTTGGGTTTAGAATTTAGAATTTAAATCTTTTTCTGGACGGGATCGTCCTTTTAAGCTGTGCTGTAGTCTACGTCTGGCACCAAACAGCTCCAAGCGTGGACGCTTGGAGTAGCCATAGTACGATTAACGAGTACCTATATTAAATTTACAACCTTAACTTAGCCCTCGCTCTGCTATGGACAAGGGCGCTTTTTGTTGCAATCGGATAAAGTAACGCTGAGCGTCCGAATCTACGTCAACCGCAGAGCGATTTACGAGAGAATAAAGGTGTCATCCCGACCGCAAGCGGAGGGATCTCATCCGTTCAGAAATTTGAGTCCTCTCATTATGGATGAGATCCCTCGACAAGCTCGGGATGACAAAACAATCTTGGTGTGCTAAGCGTCCACGCTTGTCACTCATATTCCTACTCCGGTTTTTCCCCGTATACGGTTACACTGAAAATGCCTGTCTCAGAGTCCTTAAAATTCTGGATCTCCTCCTTACTCATGTACTTATCCAAAATTTCATCAGGCAGTGTAATCTTTTTCTGCTTCTGTACGGTTACATTTCTAAACCCGGTATCCCTGATTATAGCAAGGTACTCATCACTATCTATTGCTCCCGCCACGCAGCCGGCATACATTTCGGCATCTTCTTTCAGTGACTCCGGAAGATCTCCACGGATAACTACATCAGAAATGCTGAAGTGTCCCCCGGGCCTGATAATACGGTAGGT from Halalkalibaculum roseum includes:
- a CDS encoding arsenate reductase ArsC, with amino-acid sequence MTNILILCTGNSCRSQMAHGWMEHLDIGNRLNVYSAGIETHGVNPKAIQVMKEAGTDISHHTSNHIDEYRKIDFDYVITVCDHAKEHCPYFPSDALRIHQNFKDPAQATGTDEEILTDFRRVRDEIKEFVEVFVKNKIS
- a CDS encoding gluconokinase, with amino-acid sequence MYKVHYSLNQSPFGISRLFVVFPLNINSRYTNMIYIVMGVSSSGKTLIGQKLAEELDFAFYDADDFHPIENVEKMESGQPLNDEDRLPWLQKIRRNMMQWEQTGGAVLACSALKKSYRDILNPSDIPTRFIYLKGSKEVIAKRMKKRSDHFMPESLLDSQFRALEEPQNAVTVNVDQSPADIVKEILAQLNYTK